One Gottschalkia purinilytica genomic window carries:
- a CDS encoding H-type small acid-soluble spore protein, translated as MFLYRADSILNGNQNIKVTYKNKEVWLESLDSRSGEAEVKMLDSNEVIKVPVSELKNHGPQIEGLK; from the coding sequence ATGTTTCTTTATAGAGCAGATAGTATCCTTAATGGAAATCAAAATATAAAAGTAACATATAAAAATAAAGAAGTATGGCTTGAAAGTTTAGATAGCCGTAGTGGTGAAGCTGAAGTTAAAATGCTTGATAGTAATGAAGTAATAAAAGTTCCAGTAAGTGAATTAAAAAATCATGGGCCTCAAATAGAAGGACTTAAATAA
- a CDS encoding nitroreductase family protein: MSNLDFIYKRHSVRKFKDRDVPIEDLKEILKAATYAPSGKNLQNWHFVVIKNKEKINQLAEIVEKKNEELASSTSDEELSKSFRKYVKYHTVFKNAPIVILVYAGPYPITGIDLLKSKGLSNEELEYYSKPSPGIQNIAAAMENLLLAAANMGYGTCWMTGPIYAGKEIENFIGLKKEDYHLAAITPLGVPEDSKIISPPRKPLEDVITIID, translated from the coding sequence ATGAGTAATTTAGATTTCATCTATAAAAGACATAGTGTAAGAAAGTTCAAAGACAGAGATGTTCCTATTGAAGACTTAAAAGAAATTTTAAAAGCAGCTACATATGCTCCTTCAGGCAAAAACCTTCAGAACTGGCACTTTGTAGTAATAAAAAATAAAGAAAAAATAAATCAACTAGCCGAAATAGTAGAGAAAAAAAATGAAGAACTTGCTAGTTCTACTTCAGATGAAGAGCTAAGTAAGAGCTTTAGAAAATATGTTAAATATCACACTGTATTTAAAAATGCTCCTATAGTAATATTAGTCTATGCTGGACCTTATCCTATTACTGGCATTGATCTTCTAAAATCTAAGGGATTATCTAATGAAGAACTAGAATATTATTCAAAACCATCACCAGGTATTCAAAATATAGCTGCTGCAATGGAAAATCTTCTTTTAGCTGCCGCTAATATGGGATATGGCACTTGCTGGATGACTGGACCGATATATGCTGGTAAAGAAATAGAGAACTTTATAGGATTAAAAAAAGAAGATTATCATCTAGCTGCTATTACACCCCTTGGAGTTCCTGAAGATTCAAAGATAATTAGTCCTCCTAGAAAACCGCTAGAAGATGTAATAACTATCATAGATTAG